Proteins from a genomic interval of Zingiber officinale cultivar Zhangliang chromosome 1B, Zo_v1.1, whole genome shotgun sequence:
- the LOC122054163 gene encoding uncharacterized protein LOC122054163, with protein sequence MEDPLPRHYTPLAIGQYNRSADPYDHLAKFDNAATLHQYTDGVKLSIGSIRSFKDFRVTFLHHFASSRRHQKTSVNLFSLKQGPREMLMTYIQRFNQMAMDVPAVSTDVLVNAFTQRLMEGEFFRSLIRRPPRDFTHLQKKATKYINVEEAQASRRKETPAEPHAPAERRVPSNHQPPRGPRATGVQQYPESRMHAVHMETNLQKKSKKWTPMLCKFHQSGTHNNWECRGDPNVHRPKPREY encoded by the exons ATGGAGGATCCCCTACCTCGCCATTACACTCCACTGGCGATCGGGCAATACAATAGGAGTGCGGACCCATATGATCACTTGGCCAAGTTCGACAACGCGGCCACACTGCACCAATACACCGATGGGGTGAA GTTGTCGATCGGGTCCATCcgtagcttcaaggatttccgagtCACCTTCCtgcaccattttgcgagcagtcgtcgacatcagaagactagtgtcaatTTGTTCTCGCTGAAGCAAGGTCCTCGAGAAATGCTCATGACCTATATCCAGCGCTTTAACCAGATGGCGATGGATGTACCAGCAGTCTCCACGGATGTACTTGTGAACGCTTTCACCCAGAGACTCATGGAAGGAGAATTCTTTCGGTCACTCATCCGCCGGCCACCGAGAGATTTCACCCATCTGCAAAAGAAAGCCAcgaaatacatcaatgtggaggaagcacaggcGTCCCGCAGAAAAGAAACACCCGCTGAGCCCCACGCGCCAGCCGAACGAAGGGTGCCCAGCAACCACCAACCCCCGCGTGGACCCCGGGCCACAGGAGTACAACAGTATCCCGAGTCAAGGATGCATGCAGTGCATATGGAGACCAATCTACAGAAGAAGAGCAAAAAATGGACCCCAATGTTATGTAAATTCCACCAGTCAGGAACGCACAACAACTGGGAGTGCCGAGGCGACCCTAATGTACACCGACCGAAGCCGAGGGAATACTGA
- the LOC122055259 gene encoding apoptosis-inducing factor homolog B-like: MEGNLLSPHIRSASDIGGYPQWVISSSGSGRSSSSSSTSAAVCWKRVVIVGGGIAGSVVAKSLQFVADVVLIDQKEYFEISWATMRSMVDPAFADKAVVNHVDYLVNAKVVVASAVDITDTEVITSDGRQFPYDYLVIATGHSVSSPQSRRERMDKFREANAKMKNSSSILIIGGGPSGVELASDIAASYPEKKVTLVHSGPRLLGFIGSKAGSKALEWLRSKNVDVLLEQTIDLDTFQANKGVYITSAGEAIAADVHYLCVRRPLGSAWLKESVVKDCLDKYGQLMVDEHLRVKGFNNIFAIGDIIDVPERKQGVLAQRHAMIVSKNLKALIKEANGGKEAKLGKYRPSMSIAMVSLGKKDSVAQLPFTTMTGLLPGLIKNRELFLRKTRKLLGLDHGYTFL, encoded by the exons ATGGAGGGAAACCTGCTGTCGCCGCACATCCGCTCCGCCAGCGACATTGGCGGCTACCCGCAATGGGTCATCTCCAGCAGCGGCAGTGGccgatcctcctcctcctcctccacctctGCTGCCGTTTGCTGGAAGCGCGTTGTCATTGTCGGCGGCGGCATCGCCGGATCCGTCGTCGCCAAGTCCCTCCAGTTCGTCGCCGACGTCGTCCTCATCGACCA GAAAGAGTACTTCGAGATATCATGGGCCACCATGCGGTCGATGGTGGACCCGGCGTTCGCCGACAAGGCCGTCGTCAACCACGTCGACTACCTCGTCAACGCCAAGGTCGTCGTCGCCTCCGCCGTCGACATCACCGACACCGAAGTTATCACCTCGGACGGCCGCCAGTTCCCCTACGACTACCTCGTCATCGCCACCGGCCACTCTGTCTCCTCGCCGCAGAGCCGTAGGGAACGAATGGACAAGTTCAGAGAGGCCAACGCCAAGATGAAGAACTCGAGCTCCATTCTCATCATCGGCGGCGGCCCGAGCGGCGTCGAGCTCGCATCCGACATTGCGGCCTCCTATCCGGAGAAGAAGGTGACGCTGGTCCACAGCGGGCCGAGGCTGCTGGGGTTCATAGGCTCTAAGGCCGGCAGCAAGGCGCTGGAATGGTTGCGATCCAAGAATGTGGACGTGCTCTTGGAGCAGACCATCGATTTGGACACGTTCCAGGCGAACAAAGGTGTCTACATCACGTCGGCCGGAGAGGCGATCGCCGCCGACGTGCACTACCTCTGCGTGAGAAGGCCCCTGGGCTCGGCGTGGCTCAAGGAGTCGGTGGTGAAAGACTGCTTGGACAAGTACGGGCAGCTCATGGTGGACGAGCACCTACGAGTCAAGGGCTTCAACAACATCTTCGCCATCGGCGACATCATCGACGTTCCG GAGCGAAAACAGGGGGTGTTGGCGCAGAGGCACGCGATGATCGTGTCGAAGAACTTGAAAGCGCTGATAAAGGAGGCGAACGGGGGGAAGGAAGCGAAGCTGGGGAAGTACAGGCCATCCATGTCGATCGCGATGGTGTCGTTGGGGAAGAAGGACTCGGTGGCGCAGCTGCCGTTCACGACCATGACAGGGCTCCTCCCTGGGTTGATCAAGAACAGAGAGCTATTCTTGAGGAAGACGAGGAAGCTGTTGGGGCTAGATCACGGCTATACCTTCTTGTGA
- the LOC122047523 gene encoding beta-1,4-xylosyltransferase IRX9-like isoform X1, whose protein sequence is MGSLDRSKKRIQLWKKALVHFALCFVIGFFTGFAPPSAANLFSIGAAERPPVVVVVPAAPLEAAGQVVEPAGSTGNRSLSEISRSVPVPADNDVDPPPPREAAAVTPSPRERLLILVTTTRRDDRFRGAFLRRLAHTLRLVPPPLLWIVVQASEDAGATAAMLRNTGVMYRHLTFKENFTDPEAEADHQRNVALSHVEYHRLTGIIHFAAASNVYDLQFFEEIRHIEVFGAWPVAMVSTNRKRVVVDGPVCNSSKVQGWILEELNNDNKLLLGSTDKSHKPPKINISGFAFNSSILWDPERWGRPTSLPDTSQDSIKFVHEVILEDETKLKGIPADCSRIMVWHLNMPSVLTLPFHSQNQGWRLYN, encoded by the exons ATgggctcgctggatcgatctaaGAAGAGGATCCAGCTTTGGAAGAAGGCGCTCGTCCACTTCGCGCTCTGCTTCGTCATCGGATTCTTCACTGGCTTCGCGCCGCCGAGCGCAGCTAATCTCTTCTCCATCGGCGCCGCCGAGCGACCgcccgtcgtcgtcgtcgtcccgGCCGCTCCCTTGGAGGCCGCGGGGCAGGTTGTCGAGCCTGCCGGGTCGACCGGCAACAGGTCCCTCTCTGAGATCTCCAGATCTGTGCCTGTTCCCGCCGACAACGACGTCGACCCGCCGCCGCCCCGCGAGGCAGCCGCGGTGACGCCTTCACCGCGCGAGCGGCTGCTGATCCTGGTCACGACGACGCGACGCGACGACCGGTTCCGAGGTGCGTTCTTGCGGCGGCTGGCGCACACCCTGCGGCTGGTGCCGCCGCCGCTGCTGTGGATCGTCGTTCAGGCGAGCGAGGATGCTGGTGCCACAGCAGCTATGCTGCGGAACACCGGTGTCATGTACAGGCATTTGACCTTTAAGGAGAACTTTACCGACCCGGAGGCGGAGGCCGACCACCAGCGGAACGTCGCCCTCAGTCACGTCGAGTACCACCGACTCACTGGGATCATTCACTTCGCTGCCGCATCCAACGTCTACGACCTACAATTCTTCGAGGAGATAAGACATATCGA GGTTTTTGGGGCATGGCCAGTAGCAATGGTATCTACAAACAGGAAAAGGGTGGTTGTGGATGGCCCAGTTTGTAACTCATCAAAGGTACAAGGATGGATCTTAGAGGAGTTGAACAATGACAATAAGTTGCTGCTCGGTAGTACTGACAAGAGCCATAAACCCCCCAAAATAAATATTTCTGGCTTTGCATTCAATAGCTCAATATTGTGGGATCCTGAGAGGTGGGGGCGCCCTACCTCATTGCCTGACACATCACAG GATTCAATCAAGTTTGTGCATGAAGTCATCCTAGAAGATGAGACTAAGTTGAAGGGAATTCCTGCTGATTGCTCCAGGATCATGGTGTGGCACCTTAACATGCCAAGTGTTCTTACCCTGCCCTTCCATTCTCAAAACCAAG GTTGGCGACTTTATAATTGA
- the LOC122047523 gene encoding beta-1,4-xylosyltransferase IRX9-like isoform X2 produces MGSLDRSKKRIQLWKKALVHFALCFVIGFFTGFAPPSAANLFSIGAAERPPVVVVVPAAPLEAAGQVVEPAGSTGNRSLSEISRSVPVPADNDVDPPPPREAAAVTPSPRERLLILVTTTRRDDRFRGAFLRRLAHTLRLVPPPLLWIVVQASEDAGATAAMLRNTGVMYRHLTFKENFTDPEAEADHQRNVALSHVEYHRLTGIIHFAAASNVYDLQFFEEIRHIEVFGAWPVAMVSTNRKRVVVDGPVCNSSKVQGWILEELNNDNKLLLGSTDKSHKPPKINISGFAFNSSILWDPERWGRPTSLPDTSQDSIKFVHEVILEDETKLKGIPADCSRIMVWHLNMPSVLTLPFHSQNQGIIS; encoded by the exons ATgggctcgctggatcgatctaaGAAGAGGATCCAGCTTTGGAAGAAGGCGCTCGTCCACTTCGCGCTCTGCTTCGTCATCGGATTCTTCACTGGCTTCGCGCCGCCGAGCGCAGCTAATCTCTTCTCCATCGGCGCCGCCGAGCGACCgcccgtcgtcgtcgtcgtcccgGCCGCTCCCTTGGAGGCCGCGGGGCAGGTTGTCGAGCCTGCCGGGTCGACCGGCAACAGGTCCCTCTCTGAGATCTCCAGATCTGTGCCTGTTCCCGCCGACAACGACGTCGACCCGCCGCCGCCCCGCGAGGCAGCCGCGGTGACGCCTTCACCGCGCGAGCGGCTGCTGATCCTGGTCACGACGACGCGACGCGACGACCGGTTCCGAGGTGCGTTCTTGCGGCGGCTGGCGCACACCCTGCGGCTGGTGCCGCCGCCGCTGCTGTGGATCGTCGTTCAGGCGAGCGAGGATGCTGGTGCCACAGCAGCTATGCTGCGGAACACCGGTGTCATGTACAGGCATTTGACCTTTAAGGAGAACTTTACCGACCCGGAGGCGGAGGCCGACCACCAGCGGAACGTCGCCCTCAGTCACGTCGAGTACCACCGACTCACTGGGATCATTCACTTCGCTGCCGCATCCAACGTCTACGACCTACAATTCTTCGAGGAGATAAGACATATCGA GGTTTTTGGGGCATGGCCAGTAGCAATGGTATCTACAAACAGGAAAAGGGTGGTTGTGGATGGCCCAGTTTGTAACTCATCAAAGGTACAAGGATGGATCTTAGAGGAGTTGAACAATGACAATAAGTTGCTGCTCGGTAGTACTGACAAGAGCCATAAACCCCCCAAAATAAATATTTCTGGCTTTGCATTCAATAGCTCAATATTGTGGGATCCTGAGAGGTGGGGGCGCCCTACCTCATTGCCTGACACATCACAG GATTCAATCAAGTTTGTGCATGAAGTCATCCTAGAAGATGAGACTAAGTTGAAGGGAATTCCTGCTGATTGCTCCAGGATCATGGTGTGGCACCTTAACATGCCAAGTGTTCTTACCCTGCCCTTCCATTCTCAAAACCAAG GTATTATTTCATAA